In the Malaya genurostris strain Urasoe2022 chromosome 1, Malgen_1.1, whole genome shotgun sequence genome, one interval contains:
- the LOC131426571 gene encoding protein spindle-F has translation MATPEKDNCSPTSSSHYALHVALQTMKDRCQNLQKRLSALEEENLSLRMSQTSMQNDARSSESERRVSNQTELEVLREKVSELSRQKVQLMDHISMVAAENRQLWSRLSKLTKDNQTLGESVVRINDPVPSALGGSQNLIRSKTFTKNAPNPKLRDRLPREGTDGSSSSEEINLDLEDVSLLNNCGFVDSGAGAEMGFLQQDGEDLLLFDVENNPDAKRCTEGLLDIQKELLRQQTVLKVALGKLQITKETCQSCMKCKTNAKPQMVDKTVEVGNDLPKQLSTEDFPLPDIPKGVAATEMVPAVKLIPATETEASTLKYVNILQDKIKADAVDKMCPMCGKIYVKNISFDEFQEHVESHFIDNDNELDLSLDRTYEYISQTVGNF, from the exons ATGGCAACTCCGGAAAAAGATAACTGTTCCCCTACGTCGTCGTCGCATTATGCTTTGCACGTAGCATTGCAGACGATGAAAGATCgatgtcaaaatttacagaaacGATTGAGTGCATTGGAGGAGGAAAACCTCTCACTACGGATGTCGCAAACAAGCATGCAAAACGATGCACGGAGTTCCGAATCGGAACGGCGTGTTTCCAATCAAACCGAACTAGAGGTACTTCGTGAAAAAGTTTCCGAATTGTCTCGTCAGAAGGTACAGCTGATGGATCACATTTCCATGGTGGCAGCCGAAAATCGACAGCTTTGGAGCCGTCTCTCTAAACTAACTAAAGATAATCAGACGTTGGGGGAGTCGGTCGTACGAATAAATGACCCCGTTCCGTCTGCCTTAGGCGGCTCTCAGAACTTGATCCGATCAAAAACTTTCACGAAAAATGCACCTAATCCTAAACTACGGGATAGATTGCCACGGGAGGGTACCGATGGATCTTCCTCATCGGAGGAAATTAACCTGGACTTGGAAGATGTGTCCCTACTGAACAACTGCGGTTTTGTAGACAGCGGAGCAGGAGCCGAGATGGGTTTTCTTCAGCAAGATGGGGAAGATTTATTATTGTTCGACGTGGAAAACAACCCAGATGCAAAACGGTGCACCGAAGGCCTGCTGGACATCCAGAAAGAGCTACTGCGGCAGCAAACTGTGCTGAAGGTGGCTCTTGGAAAGTTGCAGATTACTAAAG AAACATGTCAGTCCTGCATGAAATGTAAAACCAACGCCAAACCACAAATGGTGGACAAAACTGTGGAAGTGGGTAACGATCTACCGAAGCAGCTTTCAACGGAAGATTTTCCTCTACCGGATATTCCGAAGGGAGTGGCTGCTACTGAAATGGTTCCGGCTGTGAAGCTTATCCCGGCAACAGAAACGGAAGCCAGCACACTGAAATACGTGAACATTCTGCAGGACAAGATCAAAGCGGACGCGGTGGATAAAATGTGTCCCATGTGCGGGAAAATCTATgtgaaaaatatttctttcgACGAGTTTCAGGAACACGTCGAGTCACACTTCATCGACAATGACAACGAGCTGGACCTGAGTCTGGATCGGACCTATGAGTATATTTCGCAAACCGTGGGCAACTTTTGA